cTAGTACTGAGTTTCGTAATCCAGGATCTTTatacatgtttatttatttattagttaaTACTCGACGTGATTACTGTAATGACGCTTGCAGCTTATGACAACAGTGATAAAAATGCTTGATTGAGCGACGCGCGGAATAACACTTGGAATAAATGCgacggaaaacgaaaaaaatagcgGATAATTATGatcaaaacaatgaaaataaatagcaaataaaaatgacacgaaaaaaaaggtaaaaccgAATAATTGGAGATGATAAATTAGAAAAAGGAATAATTacgaaaaatggagaagaaaaacaaaaaaaaaacgtaaaattgtgatgaaaacattgaaaataaatagtaaagaaaaatggCACacgaaaaaaatggataaaaaaataatacttgaagatgataaatgaaaaaaaagaataattacgaaaaatggagaagaaaaaccgAAAAAAAGCGGAAAACTGATGAAaacaatgagaaataaataaagaaaaatggcaCACGAATAAAATGGATAAAAACGAATAATTGGAGATGATTGATGACAAAAAGGAATAATTacgaaaaatggagaagaaaaaccgAAAAAAGCGAACGAATACGAAATCATTGATAAAACGAAATTCATCTAAAATAAACATAGGAAAACAGGAACAAGTAGCctgaaaatatacgaaaaaacaacATTGCAAGAATAAAattaagggaaaaggaaaataatggatggaaatgagaaaaaaatgctgGAAATAGACAAAAATTATAGAAAAATATCCTGAAAAAAGATGAATAAGCCTCAAAAATTATTGAAAAAGAATTGATATGAAATTAACTAgacataaaagaaaggaaaacacagtaatcaaataaaaaaacaagaaaacaaacaaaacaaacgggGGGGAGAACCTTACCTgctagaaaacacacacaaagaaacacacacacacctaaacacacacacacacacacacacacacacacacacacacacacacacacacacacacacacaccctcgctTTCATTTCCCCTCAGTCTCTCATCCCCacccacacgctctctctcttcccctcacaaaCAAACATCCAAATAGATCACTAGAGTTTAATAATCGATGCAGTCAGGTGTGTGGGAGTCAGCGCCGCTCTCgacagcaggaggagcaggagcagagcGGGGAGCAGGTGAGTGAGGGCGCCAGGTGTGAGGGTTGCAGCCCCCCCATCCACCTGGTTTCTGCCGTGTTGCATTGCCGCCGGCGTCTTACCTGCAGGCACCGAGAATGCTTGATTAGAAAAGGTGGACAGGTGAGGTAAACAAGGTCAGGTGTGCAGAGAAGGTGAATGAGTGAAAGTTAGACAGGTAAATTGGACAGGTGAGGTAAATGAGGACAGGTGTGCAGTGAAGGTGAGTGAGTGATAGTTAGACAGGTAAATTGGACAGGTGAGGTAAATAAGGACAGGTGTGCAGAGGTGAATGATAGTTAGACAAGGCTATAATTGAAGGTAAATTGGACAGGTGAGGTAGATAATGACAGGTGTGCCGTGAAGGTGAGTGAGTGGTAGTTAGACAAGGCTATAAAAATGAAGGTAAATTGGATAGGTGTATAAATAAGTGACAATGAGGTAATTAAATGAACATTATAAAGGTAATAGAAAGTAAGGTAATAAATGAAAGTGAATTAGTAATACCTGTGGTCATAGGCAAATGAAGGTAAGTATAGCAAAGGTGTATTGGTAAAGGTAAGTGATTGATTGGTAAATTGATTGGGCAGGTGATGAAATGATGAAAGAAACTAAAAATGGCAGGTGTAGTAGATGAAGATTGCTTAGATATGAGTGGTTCAATACGACAGGTGGGCAAATGGAGGTGAATAGAGTAAAAGGAGTGTTTGTGAAGGTAAATGAATAATAGGTAAGATACAGCTGAGAGGTGAGATGattagaagaaaaatgaaagtaatgGAGGTAAGAGAACGAAAGAGTATAGATAAAGTAAAGTATTAATAGACGAAGTAATTAGACAGGTAAGTAGATGAAGGTAAGTGAATAATAGGTAAGATAATGAGACAGGTGAGAGGTGAGATAAttagatgaaaaatgaaagtaaTAGAGGTAGTACAAAGATAGAGTATAGATAAAGTAAAGTATTAATAAGAGAAGTAATTAGACAGGTAAGTGGATGAAGGTAAGTGAATCATAGGTAAGAAATAATTAAACAGCTGAGAGGTGAGATAATTAGATGAAAAATGATAgtaagactatatatatatattattaataaACGAAGTAATTAAACAGGCAGGTAGATGAAGGTAATGATTGACAGGTTACATAATGAGGCAGGTTTATAAAAGGTAATTAAGAAAGATGAAGGTAGAAAAATGACAGGTAACTTGATGAGACAGGTATATCAAAGTTAATGAGTGACAGGTGCTTAATTAACAGGTGTGTCTAGATTAAGGTAGATGAGCAATTAGTGAGTTAATGAGGTTGGTTAATGAGGAAAGGTGAGCTATATTGGACAGGTAAGGAAAATAACAGTAAATTAGACAAGTGAATAAATGAAGTTAGGTGAGTAAAAAGTCAGATAATTAGGAAGATAAgttaagaaagatgaaaaataaaggaaagaaaagatagaggtgaagaaaattaagataagtgaaataattaagaaaaggtgaaatagatagatagatagatacatacatacataaatagataaatagatagattgacaaacatacaacagaaaaacaatgaaaaaaaagaaaattataaaaaaaataacgaagaagaaaaacaaatataagaaaaggaaaaacaagcaaataaacaaacaaacaaatagaatagggaaaacaaacactgaaaaagagagagagagagagagagagagagcaaaaccagacagagagataggtagataaacacacacacacacacacacacacacacacacacacacacacacacacacacacaatatatatatatatatatatatatatatatatatatatatatatatatatatatatatatatatatatatatagatatatatagatacatatatatgaGAAAGATTAACTCATCTCAATCTTTTAATCCTTTCTCCATTTAATTACTTCcaaatcctttccctttccttttcttttctttttctcctatttttttctcttcctttctctctcttccaatcaCTCGCTATCTTTGAGCCTTCGTTAGCTTTGTCTTTAGTCttattttattaattattttatttcatttctattttttattttattttaatatgtttttttcgtctattgttttctattgttttattttcttgctttcttgttttgtttgtttttttatttatgtattttttatttaacttctgttcttattttttttgttttttttttttcgataattttatttcgttttttttatttgcttctcttgTTTAATTtccctgtttgtctttctgtttctctctctctctctctctctctctctctctctctctctctctctctctctgtccttctccttcccttcctttgtctctctatttctttttttttccctcctttttcttttcctctttctccctctttccgtctgtctctgtccttttctttctccctctctcttattccctcccaCTTTAATTATTTCTTCTCCGCAtttcctttgtatcttttctctctctctgtatctatctatctatctcaaggtCAATCAATACCAATCTAGACCAGGCGTAAAAGGTCATTTTACggttacctgacctgacctgacctatgaCTATGTGACCTTTGACCTTCATTAACCCCTGAACGGAAGTCGCAGTTTGACCTAAATTCTATCTTAATGAggaatttttctctctctgccgCAAAGATCCAATTACTTGCGAATGAATGGAACAcgcctgcagagagagagagagagagagagagagagagagagagagagagagagagagagagagagagagagagagagagagagagagagagagagagagagagagagagagagagagagagagagagagagagagagagagagagagagagagaattagatagacagacagaccggaAGAGCGATTATGTATGTGgaactaaagaaaagaagaaaatggaagaaaaaacaaagaaaatcaagaaaggaagaaaaaacaagattgACAAACACGAAATCTGATCTTGAAGGAAAGGcgataaaaagggaggaggaggaggaagaagaagaagaagaagaacaacaacaacaacaacaacaacaacaacaacaacaacaacaacaacaataacaagaaaaagaaaaagaagaaaagtaaaacaagaataagaagaataagaacaagaacaaaattaaaaacagaaaagaggaaatattagtgaaagaagagacgagagagagggaagagggggaggaggaggaggaggaggaagaagaggaagaggaggaggaagaagaggtggaaaaaaatgaatatgaggagaatgaagaagaggaaaaagaagaaggacaggatgaaaaagaagaggaggaggaggaagaagaagaacaaggaagaggaagaggaagaggaagaggaataagaggaggaggaggaggaggcacatgtCACAACCACCagcccaaaccaccaccacaaaaaaatgcaaaaaaaaaaaaataataataatatatataaaaaaaatatatatcacgtTTGACACAGACTGAAATTTCCTTTGAGGGTTCGACTTATTGGTTTCCGCTGCGCTGCGCtttttaaatgagagagagagagagagagagagagagagagagagagagagagagagagagagagagagagagagagagagagagagagagagagagagagagagagagagagagagagagagagagagagagagagagagagagagagagagagagagagagagagtcatccatGCAGTAATTCTCCCTTTCGTAATTGTTATTGAGCTGTTTTGAGGTTCGCGGACCGAGGTgtaaagcctctctctctctctctctctctctctctctctctctcgtgctctgGAATTTCAAactgtattttatttgtttttcgttttttcataACTTtatagtcgagagagagagagagagagagagagagagagagagagagagagagagagagagagagagagagagagagagagagagagagagagagagtattaaaaaAGGTAGGAATATGAAAATCTCACGCAGTATATTCAATTAAAAccattactttcattttttttttttttttacattttca
The Eriocheir sinensis breed Jianghai 21 chromosome 60, ASM2467909v1, whole genome shotgun sequence genome window above contains:
- the LOC126985679 gene encoding uncharacterized protein LOC126985679, translated to MVNYARQDSLEVQHHNYTSNLVVSRVRPTDAGTYTCEPHLATPANVTVHVFTGKTPAAMQHGRNQVDGGAATLTPGALTHLLPALLLLLLLSRAALTPTHLTASIIKL